The Lactobacillus acidophilus DNA segment AGTTTTCATTCTTGAAAATCTTTTGCTTTTGGTTAAATTGCATGTAGAAGGTTGCAGCAGAATCACGTAATGTGTAACCAGCATTGTGTTTTAAGTTCTTAGTTTGTTGTGCATCTAAGATAGTTGCATCAAGCTTGTTTGATTGGTACAAGTTGTATGCAGTTGAAGGTGTCTTTTGAACACTGTAGTTAATAGTATCAAGCTTAACGTTCTTCTTATCCCAATAGTTCTTGTTCTTTTGAAGTTTCCATGAAAGATTAGAACCTGTCCAACCTTTTTGAACGAATGGGCCATTGAAGGCAGTAGTCTTAGATGAAGTACCATACTTGGAACCATTTGCTTCAACTACCTTTTGATTTTGTGGGAAGAATAGTGGGAATCCCATCAAAAGCTTGAAATATGGAATACGCTTGTCTAAAGTAACAACCAATTTGTTGTCGCCTTCGGCTTTAATACCTAAGCTGTTAACTGGGGCTTTACCAGCTGAAATTTGAGTTGCATTATGAATTCCTTCAAATAAGTAGGCATATTGTGAAGCTGTCTTTGGATCAACGGTTCTACGCCAAGAATAGACAAAGTCTTTAGCGGTTAATTTATCACCATTTGACCACTTAGAATCACGTAAGGTAAAAGTCCAAGTCTTACCATCTTTAGATACCTTGGTATTTGTAGCTAAGGCATTTTCAACTTTAGAGTTCTTACCCAAACGGTAAAGTCCTTCTTCTACGTTGTTTAATTGATTAAAACTAGTAGCATCAGTAGCCTTAGAAATATCCATTGTTGGAATTTCAGCAGCGTCCATCCAGCTAATTGACTTCTTAGCTGAACCTGATGAACTTGATGAATTATTACTACTACATGCTGCTAAGGCTGAACCAGCAACAAGAATTGTTGCTCCTGCAGCAAATACTTTTTTAAGCTTCATATTATTGCCCCTCTCATTTATGAGAAAATTAATAAAATTTCTTAAGTTGTTTATAAGTATATATTACGATTTTTTAATTTGCAAGTTTTTCTAATATTTGGGTAAATATATTAGTAAAAAATAAGCCTTGATACAGTTATATCAAGGCTTATACTTATTAAACTTTTTTCATACATTCCATTCATTCATGAACTCTTGAACGAAATTATGCATATATTCTGTTCGACGATTAGCTTCTTTTTTCATTGCAGGCGTATTCATTGTATCAGCTAAATGAAAAAGCTTCTCATAAAAGTGATTAATCGTTGTCTCAACATGATTACGATATTGATCATGACTAACCAACTTCTCCGGTTTAATTTCTGGATCATAAATCTTATTGCCATGCTTGCCGCCATAAGTAAACGCACGGGCAATTCCCATAGCACCTAAGCTTTCTAACCGATCGGCATCTTGCACATATTGTCCTGAAAGAGGCAAATGATAATGATGCTCAATATTAGCCGAAAAAGACATGTGCTGAATAGTAAACAAAATATCCCAAACTTCTAAATCAGTAAATCCAACTTCAGGAAGTAATTCCTTTATTTCAGCAATTACTTTATCTGGATTGTCACAGACTTTTTCATCAATTGTGTCGTGTAAATATCCACCACTTTTAATAATTGCAACCATCCGACTATCTGCATGTGCATCTGGATGATCTTCGAGATACATCTTGCTAGCCAGATTTGCGACACGCTGACCATGATAAAAGTCATGACCAGTTTTTTCATCTTTTAAATGTTTTTTGGTAAATTCAACAACTGCATCAATATTCATTATGCCATTGAGTCCCATGCTTCTACTGGTGTTGCTTCGCCTTCCCAGATCTTAATTAATTTTTCTGGTACATATTGCTTTTTTACAACCACCTTGAATAAGTATTCATTAAACCACTCATCATTCATGACAAAGTAGCCCTTTTCACCGACCTTACTGCCCCATGAATTTTCAACCTTCCATTGTTGAGGCTGTCCGTCTACAACGTCAACTCCCACTAAAGTCATGGCATGCGTTGAGCCTGAAGCACCAGTTTGTAATCTTTCTTTTTTATTTAACTTAGTTTCAATATCAAAAATTAAATCTGTTTGGTAAAGACCCTTAGACAAGATACCTTTTTGACGATCACTCTCTTTACCAACATCACAACCAAACCAAATAGTTTCACCAGCTTCAAGCTGCTTAATAGCCGCTTCTTTTAAATTATCAATTTCTGTATTCAAAAATTGTACTGGTGTGCCGCCTTCAACATTATCTTCAAATGGAAGAGCATAAAGCTTATCAAATTCATGATCAGGTGCATTAAACAAAACAATGTAATCATCTAGATCATCAGTGAAATAATTGTGGAAGAAGTCTAATGGAGTTAAATTCCCATCAAAATGATAATTGCCATTATCATCTTTAAATTCAAGATCAAATTTTTGAACTGGTTCACCAAATGCAATAACAGCCATTCTATAAACTTCACTCAAAAATTCTTGACGTTTAGTTTCGATTTCATCCATTTTCTTTTCTTGATAAAGTTTACGCAATACTAAACCATCTTCACGCAGTTTCATATTTAAGGCGCTATTAAACGCAGCTGTATTGTTAGCAGTAAAGCTTTCATCTTGTGCATATGTTGGAACTAAACCATACTTTCTAATTAAAGAAACAGCCATAGCCCATTGACCACCATCAGTATCAGGACCTTGCATATAGGTATGAACCGTTCTGTCATCCAGTGGCTTATCCGCAGTATTTAAAATATTATCAAAGAAGATATTGGCTCTTTCTACTCTATCCCAGAAGAATAGATAATTTTGTGAAAAAGTAAAATTCTTAGCATTTTGCTTTTTAGCAAAGCCATGGCGAAGCGTATTCAATGCTGCAAATAACCAGCAGCGACCCGATTGTTTTTGATCAGTTACATTATCTGTGGGAATTTCAATAGAAAATGTACGATTTAGCTTTCTAACCCCCTCATTATTAAAGCTGGCCTTTTGTACACCATTATTCACTACTGCAAGTTCAGCAACACGATTTCTAGGTTGCTTCTCATATTCTTGTTGAAATTTGGCAATTTCTGCCATTGTCAGCTTGTGTTTCATTGATTTTCCTTTCTCGTCAAAAATCATTCTGTACTAATTGTCATCATTTTAGCCTATTTTAAGCATGAAAAAAAGCCGCTTCCCAGGTTTGAACTGGGAACCTCCTCCTTACCACGGCGGTGCTCTACCTATTGAGCTAAAGCGGCGAATATATTGTATCAAAAAAGGCGAAGACATTCATTACGAAAATCTTTGCCTTACTATTAGTTTTTAACAATATCCTTTGCGTTAAGCCATCTATTTTTACTAATAAGGATTATTTTCTTCTTATTAATTTTTTTAACAGCTTTAACGATAAACGTTGAGCCCATTTTAACCTTATGCTTTGTTTTTTTAGCATATTGATTATAAACAGGTACCGTTTGCTTTTGAGTATCTTTTATGACTACAAAAATTTTGTCGCCTTTTTTAATGACGGGATTAGTTGGAGCAGTTTGAGACATACCTAAATTAGGTGCACGACCTGAGGTAGCATGGACTATGCCTACATTAATACACACTGCACTTAAGCTAATTATTAAAAGCGAAATGACCTTTAATGGGGTTTTAGAATTCTGCATTTTACTAACCTCTTCCTATGCTCATTCCCTTCTCAATTCAACTATAGCATGTTTAACTTAATATAAAAAGAGACTGAATTACTTCAGTCTCTTAATCATTAAGTCAATTATTTAATTGTAACAAGTGTGTACTTTCTCTTACCCTTACGGATAATTACATACTTACCGTCAAATGCACTTGATGGATCAACTTCAAAGTCTACGCTTTGTTCACGATCCCCATTAACGTAAATGGCACCATTCTTTACATCTTCACGAGCTTGACGCTTAGATGGTTCGATCTTAGTATCAACCAAGAAATCAACGATATTTTTCTTTTCACTACCTGCTTCAGCACTTGGAGCATTCTTCAAACCTTGTTCGATCTGTGTTACTGACAAATTCTTAATATCACCTGAGAATAAAGCATCAGTAATCATTTGAGCTTCCTTCAAGCCTTCTTCGCCGTGAACAAACTTAGTAACTTCTTCAGCAAGCTTCTTTTGTGCTGCACGCTTCCAAGGTTCCTTTTCAGTCTTTTCAGCCAAATCTTCAATTTCTTCGTGACTAAGGAAAGTGAAGTACTTAAGATACTTAACAACATCACGGTCATCTTGATTAATCCAGAATTGGTAGAATTCGTAAGGACTAGTCTTTTCTGGATCAAGCCATACGGCACCACCAGCTGATTTACCAAACTTAGTACCATCTGCCTTAAGCATCAATGGGATAGTTAATCCAAATGCAGGACGATCTGAACCTTCAAGCTTGTGGATCAAGTCGATACCCGCAGTAATGTTACCCCATTGGTCACCACCACCGATTTGTAATTGAACACCATCATCCTTGTTCAAATGGTAGAAGTCGATAGCTTGTAAAATTTGGTAAGTAAATTCTGTAAATGAAATACCATTTTCAAGACGACTAGCAACAACATCCTTATTAATCATGTTGTTAACTTGGAAGTACTTACCGTAATCACGTAAGAAGTCGATCAAATTGATCTTACCAAGCCACTCTGCGTTGTTTCTAATTTCGAAGTTTTCAGTACCAAATAACTTCTTCATTTGGTTAGTTAAACTTTCTTCGTTATGCTTAACTTGTTCAGCAGTTTGAAGAACACGTTCAGTTGTACGACCTGATGGGTCACCAATAGCACCAGTACCACCACCGATCAAGATTACTGGATGGTAACCAGCCATTTGGAATCTCTTCAAAATCATGAATGGAATAAGGTGACCGATATGAAGTGAATCACCAGTTGGGTCAGTACCACAGTAAAGAGCTAAATCATCATGTTCAGCTAAGTACTTTCTCAAACCTTCTTCATCAGTTTCTTGATTAATAGCGCCGCGCCATTTTAAGTCTTCTAAAATATCAAATTTTGCCATATTTTCCCCCAATAAAAAACGTCCCTTGAGAAAAAATCTCAAGGGACGACTAATTATCTTCTTTAGCCGTGGTACCACCCACGTTCATGCCTATTTGGCATCTCAAAATAGTTGATAAAGAAACTACCCTATCAGTATTTCGTCAAAATCGACCTGCCTAGCTCACACCTAACCGCTAGTTCTCTGAACACTGAATCGATTTACTACTTGTGTTAATAATGATCTTAACTAGAAAAACGTATTTAGTCAACTGCTATTTCAAGAAAACTTCCTTTACAGTTGACCATGGACCTTCTTCTTTACCGTTTAAGGCTTGCAACTTTAATTCATAAGTTTTATTTCTAGTAATGCCAGTAACTGCGTTAGAATCTTGATCAGTAACTTCATAATACCACTTGTTCGTTCCTTTTTGACGATATGCTACACGATAACTTTGAGCAGTATCAATCTTAGTCCAAGAAACGTGAATATTGTGATAAGTATTATCAGCTTGAGCATTTAATTCAACTGCGCCTGGAACTCCATTAGCAGGAGCATAATAAGTGTGTTCTACAATCTTAGTCCATGCACCAAAGTAATTATCTGTTTCTGGATTACCATATCTGATGTAGTTTGGATTACTTACACCACGTGCAACAAATTCATAAGTTTGACCATTAACCAATTTTCTACCAATTTGGACTGGAATTTCATGACCATTCACTTTCAGATAACGCGTAGCAGAAGCCGTACTTACTTTTGTAGTATTACTACTTGAGCTGAATGGTGCAAATTTTGATCCTTTTTCGCGCCATGCAAGTTCGTAAGTTTTAGCGTGAAGTGCATCCCTCAAGCTAGCAACTACTCCATCTTTAGTATCTTTCAAAGATTCAATTTCAGTATCTGCTGGCACCATGCGAGTATCAGGAACTGCAGTTAATTGGAAGTTATAAAGCCCACGTGTGCTTACACTAAAGTAATAAGTACCTTTAGCTAAATACCAGCTTTGACTAGCAGATTTATTGCCTTTACTACTGAAAGTCTCTGGATAAAGTATAGTATTATCACCAACAGGATTATTATCACTAAACATGGTTATGCCCATCTTACTGAAAATATTACCATTTCCTAGTTGATAAATCGGGGCATTAGTCATCTTCATTGTCACCATTTGTGGTGAGTCAATAGTAAAGCGATAGTAGTCAATGCCGTCGTAATCATACATTGCACCCATCGCTTTAATCTTTTGACCCACTTTAATCTCTCTTGCTCTAAGACTACTGTTGTCGTTATTCTTCTTAGTTTCAACATAAGTTTCTAAGTTCTTACGTATCTTAGTCAAACGAGTATAAGCAGTTTTCACATTAGTATTCTTTGAACTAGTCAAATAGTATGTACCCTTACGCAAGTAATATGTATTTTTATCTTTACCATAAGGAATACATGTCCATTCCATACTATTTTTTAATGTAATATCACTATTAGTAACCACTCTACCAGCTGCAGGCAAACGTAATTTATAAATTCTGCCTTTAGCTACATAGTTGCTTTTATTGATATTAAAACTAGTTGTATTTTTTGGATTGTACGTCCCAGCTTGCACAGTTGTGGCAGAAATGCCCAACATTGCAGCACCAGCAAGTGCCATTGTCATTATTTTTTTCATTTTGTTCACCTACATTAAAATCATTTTTTACTTATGCTTATTTTATCATTTACTCAAACAAAAAGGGACTAAAGCAAAATTGCTTTAATCCCTTTTAATTTTAGTTGTTTAACTTATAGAAGCCTTTAGCCTTCAAACCATAAGCTTGACCAGCGGTCATATCGTATTGAACCATTTCGTAATCGTTCAAAAGTGCTTGTTGTTCTGAAGTCAACTTCTTAGGATCTACAAAGTGACCCTTTTGGTCAACTAATTGGAAGCCTTTATCACCATTAAAGTTAATAGTAATTGCAGGAAGCTTCTTGTGTACTTCAGTCAAAAGTGCTTGGTAAGGAGTTACCTTACTATTAGTTTGTTCAAGCATCATAGCAGTGAAGTCACTTGTGTTGACGTAGTTAGTGTTGTCAGTCAACTTACTCTTAGCACCATGTTCTCTTGCATACTTGTTTGAGTAAATGAAGTAACGAGTTGAGTGCATTTGAACAGGATACTTAGCAGTATAGTTTTGTGACAAAATACTTGGATAGTGATCACCATAAAATACTACTGTAATAGGTTTCTTAATCTTATCGATTTGACCGATAAACTTCTTAACAGCCTTGTCAGTATATTGGGTACCCTTTACGTAAGT contains these protein-coding regions:
- a CDS encoding peptide ABC transporter substrate-binding protein; the protein is MKLKKVFAAGATILVAGSALAACSSNNSSSSSGSAKKSISWMDAAEIPTMDISKATDATSFNQLNNVEEGLYRLGKNSKVENALATNTKVSKDGKTWTFTLRDSKWSNGDKLTAKDFVYSWRRTVDPKTASQYAYLFEGIHNATQISAGKAPVNSLGIKAEGDNKLVVTLDKRIPYFKLLMGFPLFFPQNQKVVEANGSKYGTSSKTTAFNGPFVQKGWTGSNLSWKLQKNKNYWDKKNVKLDTINYSVQKTPSTAYNLYQSNKLDATILDAQQTKNLKHNAGYTLRDSAATFYMQFNQKQKIFKNENLRKAISMSINRKALANALGGSNTPATSLTAKGVVNHDGKDWSSVVGDKKDTSYNPTEAKKLYKQALKELGVKSVSFSILSDDTDSGQKTTETLQSQLEENLKGIKVSVSNVPFKTRLSRSTSGNFDTVVSAWSADFADPISFVDLFTSKNANNNGKWSNSQYDKLIADSKTTPDTTKRWDDLEKAEKILLNEQGISPLYYRTEAWLVRPDIKGIVYNGAGVNYNFKNAYVSGN
- a CDS encoding hydrolase, which translates into the protein MNIDAVVEFTKKHLKDEKTGHDFYHGQRVANLASKMYLEDHPDAHADSRMVAIIKSGGYLHDTIDEKVCDNPDKVIAEIKELLPEVGFTDLEVWDILFTIQHMSFSANIEHHYHLPLSGQYVQDADRLESLGAMGIARAFTYGGKHGNKIYDPEIKPEKLVSHDQYRNHVETTINHFYEKLFHLADTMNTPAMKKEANRRTEYMHNFVQEFMNEWNV
- a CDS encoding C1 family peptidase, whose protein sequence is MKHKLTMAEIAKFQQEYEKQPRNRVAELAVVNNGVQKASFNNEGVRKLNRTFSIEIPTDNVTDQKQSGRCWLFAALNTLRHGFAKKQNAKNFTFSQNYLFFWDRVERANIFFDNILNTADKPLDDRTVHTYMQGPDTDGGQWAMAVSLIRKYGLVPTYAQDESFTANNTAAFNSALNMKLREDGLVLRKLYQEKKMDEIETKRQEFLSEVYRMAVIAFGEPVQKFDLEFKDDNGNYHFDGNLTPLDFFHNYFTDDLDDYIVLFNAPDHEFDKLYALPFEDNVEGGTPVQFLNTEIDNLKEAAIKQLEAGETIWFGCDVGKESDRQKGILSKGLYQTDLIFDIETKLNKKERLQTGASGSTHAMTLVGVDVVDGQPQQWKVENSWGSKVGEKGYFVMNDEWFNEYLFKVVVKKQYVPEKLIKIWEGEATPVEAWDSMA
- the tyrS gene encoding tyrosine--tRNA ligase, translated to MAKFDILEDLKWRGAINQETDEEGLRKYLAEHDDLALYCGTDPTGDSLHIGHLIPFMILKRFQMAGYHPVILIGGGTGAIGDPSGRTTERVLQTAEQVKHNEESLTNQMKKLFGTENFEIRNNAEWLGKINLIDFLRDYGKYFQVNNMINKDVVASRLENGISFTEFTYQILQAIDFYHLNKDDGVQLQIGGGDQWGNITAGIDLIHKLEGSDRPAFGLTIPLMLKADGTKFGKSAGGAVWLDPEKTSPYEFYQFWINQDDRDVVKYLKYFTFLSHEEIEDLAEKTEKEPWKRAAQKKLAEEVTKFVHGEEGLKEAQMITDALFSGDIKNLSVTQIEQGLKNAPSAEAGSEKKNIVDFLVDTKIEPSKRQAREDVKNGAIYVNGDREQSVDFEVDPSSAFDGKYVIIRKGKRKYTLVTIK
- a CDS encoding fibronectin type III domain-containing protein; the encoded protein is MKKIMTMALAGAAMLGISATTVQAGTYNPKNTTSFNINKSNYVAKGRIYKLRLPAAGRVVTNSDITLKNSMEWTCIPYGKDKNTYYLRKGTYYLTSSKNTNVKTAYTRLTKIRKNLETYVETKKNNDNSSLRAREIKVGQKIKAMGAMYDYDGIDYYRFTIDSPQMVTMKMTNAPIYQLGNGNIFSKMGITMFSDNNPVGDNTILYPETFSSKGNKSASQSWYLAKGTYYFSVSTRGLYNFQLTAVPDTRMVPADTEIESLKDTKDGVVASLRDALHAKTYELAWREKGSKFAPFSSSSNTTKVSTASATRYLKVNGHEIPVQIGRKLVNGQTYEFVARGVSNPNYIRYGNPETDNYFGAWTKIVEHTYYAPANGVPGAVELNAQADNTYHNIHVSWTKIDTAQSYRVAYRQKGTNKWYYEVTDQDSNAVTGITRNKTYELKLQALNGKEEGPWSTVKEVFLK